Proteins from a single region of Enoplosus armatus isolate fEnoArm2 chromosome 6, fEnoArm2.hap1, whole genome shotgun sequence:
- the ciao2a gene encoding cytosolic iron-sulfur assembly component 2A — translation MEIVVSLVSLTVTKVLQFSGLVDNRNDLKTKKMEEKALEVYDVIRSIRDPEKPNTLEELDVVTEKCVEVQELGEDEYLIIIKFSPTVPHCSLATLIGLCLQVKLQRCLPFKHKLEIYISEGTHSTEEDINKQINDKERVAAAMENPNLREIVEQCVTEPDD, via the exons ATGGAAATAGTGGTCAGCCTTGTGTCATTAACTGTCACCAAGGTTTTACAGTTTTCTGGACTTGTCGACAACAGGAATGACCTAAAGActaaaaagatggaggagaaagcGTTAGAAGTCTACG ATGTGATTCGATCAATCCGGGACCCGGAGAAGCCCAACaccctggaggagctggacgtGGTGACAGAGAAATGTGTGGAGGTCCAGGAGCTTGGAGAGGACGAGTACCTCATCATTATCAAGTTTTCTCCAACCGTCCCTCACTGCTCTCTGGCTACTCTGATCG GCCTGTGCTTACAAGTGAAGCTGCAGCGATGTTTGCCATTCAAACACAAG ttggaaatttacatttcagagggaaccCATTCTACTGAAGAAGATA TTAACAAGCAGATCAATGATAAGGAGCGAGTGGCGGCCGCCATGGAAAACCCAAACCTGAGGGAGATCGTGGAGCAGTGTGTCACCGAACCTGATGACTAA